In a genomic window of Nodosilinea sp. E11:
- a CDS encoding AI-2E family transporter, translating to MKTEEHQEETAQGIAPRSRDNLWAILSTSALVRFLLLFASGWAVIQLLVYFEVLVVVFVTATIVAFLLNYPASWLSRWMPRGVAAIAVFIVCLALASGLSLTLGMAVLSQGQQLAASAQDFSDSVIPWFGGLEQLLETLNLPVNLEGLEPQVQEQAVGLLTTGLGLLQSTLANLGLAILIAVVTLFMMLDGAKIWWWLLNNVPIRHKERFNTVLQRNLLGFFWGRLLLSIFFGVSTFVVFLILGVPFPLVLALIAGVFDLIPGIGATLGVGLVALLLLSQGVWLAIQALVVCVSLQQVEENLLLPYIMKDSLDINPVVMFFALIVGVTVAGVLGLFLAVPVAGVIITWLDIEAMRGKPTAD from the coding sequence ATGAAAACTGAGGAGCATCAGGAAGAGACGGCCCAAGGTATAGCCCCCCGCAGCCGAGATAATCTCTGGGCTATTTTGAGCACCAGTGCCCTAGTGCGGTTTCTGCTGCTGTTTGCCAGTGGTTGGGCGGTGATTCAGCTCCTGGTCTATTTTGAGGTGCTGGTAGTGGTGTTTGTCACCGCCACTATTGTGGCGTTTTTGCTCAACTACCCCGCTAGCTGGCTCAGCCGATGGATGCCGCGAGGGGTAGCTGCGATCGCCGTGTTTATCGTCTGCCTAGCCTTGGCCAGTGGTCTGTCTCTAACGCTGGGGATGGCCGTACTCTCTCAGGGGCAGCAGCTAGCCGCCAGTGCCCAAGACTTTTCTGACTCGGTCATCCCCTGGTTTGGCGGGCTTGAGCAGTTGTTAGAAACGCTGAACCTGCCCGTTAACCTAGAGGGGCTAGAACCCCAGGTGCAAGAACAAGCCGTAGGACTGCTAACCACCGGGCTGGGGCTACTGCAATCGACCTTAGCTAACCTGGGGCTGGCTATTCTCATTGCGGTAGTCACCCTGTTTATGATGCTAGATGGGGCCAAAATTTGGTGGTGGCTCCTCAATAATGTTCCCATTCGCCATAAAGAGCGATTTAATACCGTTTTACAGCGCAACTTACTTGGTTTTTTTTGGGGGCGACTGCTGCTGTCGATCTTCTTCGGTGTTTCCACCTTCGTCGTATTTTTAATTTTGGGTGTCCCCTTTCCCTTGGTTTTGGCACTAATTGCCGGGGTGTTTGATCTCATTCCCGGCATTGGAGCCACCCTAGGGGTGGGGCTAGTAGCCTTGCTGCTGCTGTCCCAGGGGGTATGGCTGGCCATTCAAGCGCTGGTGGTGTGCGTTAGCCTCCAACAGGTTGAAGAGAACCTGCTGCTGCCTTACATCATGAAAGATTCCCTAGACATTAACCCAGTGGTCATGTTCTTTGCCTTGATTGTAGGAGTTACAGTGGCGGGAGTGTTAGGGTTGTTTTTGGCAGTGCCCGTAGCCGGCGTGATCATTACCTGGCTAGATATCGAAGCGATGCGGGGTAAACCCACCGCAGATTAG
- a CDS encoding DUF721 domain-containing protein has translation MPLNSINSVIHHLEQQPRWRGRGEYRRVLNSWSAVVGEGVARQAAPVRLDQDVLYVAVANPMWAQTLTLERLRILAKLNDRLQLQLQDIRFSSGDWYKHNKAGTSAKAAVSALPEVPEWLRQHPCFEPRAIPRSPQRPQTATESFERWASLTQQLAAQQPLCPQCQCPCPLGELKRWGRCSICAVHGLKGPVGRHSV, from the coding sequence ATGCCCCTGAACTCGATCAATAGCGTGATTCATCACCTAGAGCAGCAGCCCCGTTGGCGGGGGCGGGGGGAATATCGTCGGGTGCTTAACAGCTGGTCTGCCGTGGTGGGGGAAGGGGTGGCCCGCCAGGCGGCTCCGGTACGCCTCGATCAAGACGTGCTCTACGTGGCCGTGGCCAACCCGATGTGGGCACAAACCCTCACCCTAGAGAGATTGAGGATTCTCGCCAAACTCAACGATCGCCTCCAGCTCCAACTCCAAGACATTCGCTTCTCTAGCGGCGACTGGTATAAACACAACAAAGCTGGTACCTCTGCTAAAGCGGCTGTTTCAGCCCTGCCAGAGGTACCAGAGTGGCTGCGGCAACATCCCTGTTTTGAGCCTCGGGCCATTCCGCGATCGCCCCAGCGCCCCCAAACAGCCACAGAAAGTTTTGAGCGCTGGGCTAGCCTGACTCAGCAACTCGCAGCCCAGCAACCCCTCTGTCCTCAGTGTCAGTGCCCCTGCCCCCTGGGCGAACTCAAGCGCTGGGGCCGCTGTAGCATTTGCGCCGTGCACGGACTCAAAGGTCCAGTGGGTCGCCATTCTGTATGA
- a CDS encoding lysophospholipid acyltransferase family protein has protein sequence MSRDREPPVNLLWYHLFKWSVVSPVLGLYFRGRVYGADQVPKAGGLVVVANHASDFDPPLLSAAVRRPVSYMAKEELFQVPVLSQAIRLYGAYPVKRGSADRSAIREALKQLEQGWAVGIFLQGTRTPDGRIPAPKIGAALIAAKAQVPLLPVSLWGTHRVFRKGSSIPRPVPLTIRIGAPIAPPPSTAREGLEALTAQCATEIHRLHDLGR, from the coding sequence ATGAGCCGCGATCGCGAACCCCCTGTAAACCTGCTGTGGTACCACCTGTTTAAATGGTCGGTGGTTAGCCCCGTGCTGGGTTTGTATTTTCGGGGCCGGGTCTATGGGGCCGACCAGGTGCCTAAAGCCGGGGGGCTAGTTGTGGTGGCCAACCACGCCAGTGACTTTGACCCGCCGCTGCTGTCTGCGGCGGTGCGTCGCCCAGTCTCCTATATGGCAAAGGAGGAGTTGTTTCAGGTGCCGGTGCTCAGCCAGGCAATTCGCCTTTACGGGGCCTACCCAGTCAAGCGGGGCAGTGCCGATCGCAGCGCTATTCGCGAAGCTCTCAAACAGCTTGAGCAGGGCTGGGCGGTGGGCATTTTTCTCCAGGGCACCCGCACCCCCGATGGTCGCATTCCCGCACCCAAAATTGGGGCAGCGTTAATTGCTGCTAAAGCTCAAGTACCGCTGCTGCCTGTCAGTCTCTGGGGTACCCATCGGGTGTTTAGAAAAGGCTCCTCTATCCCTCGCCCTGTCCCCCTCACGATTCGCATTGGCGCACCCATTGCGCCTCCCCCTTCCACCGCCCGCGAGGGGTTAGAAGCCCTTACGGCCCAATGCGCTACCGAGATCCACCGACTTCACGACCTGGGCCGCTAA
- a CDS encoding beta-ketoacyl-ACP synthase III, which yields MPGVSLVGSGSACLTVRLTNDDLSQRVDTSDEWISARTGIRQRHIATPQDSLASLATEAAQNALAMADMAAEEIDLIVLATSTPDDLFGTACQVQKALGATRAVAFDLTAACSGFVFALVTASQYIRTGVFKNVIVIGADVLSRWVDWDDRTTCVLFGDGAGAVVLRASERDRLLGFELCSDGTLNHCLNLAYATESADLVKDIAVQKGTFSPITMNGREVYKFAVSRVPEVIEKALFRASLTTADIDWLVLHQANQRILDAVANRLDVPSERVVSNMANHGNTSAASIPLALDEAVRAGKIQPDDVIATAGFGAGLTWGAAIIQWG from the coding sequence ATGCCCGGTGTGTCACTGGTGGGCAGTGGTTCGGCTTGCTTAACCGTAAGGCTCACTAACGATGACCTCAGCCAGCGCGTTGATACCTCCGACGAGTGGATCTCGGCACGTACTGGCATTCGTCAGCGCCACATAGCTACCCCGCAAGATTCCCTTGCCTCACTAGCCACTGAAGCTGCTCAGAATGCTCTAGCGATGGCTGACATGGCGGCTGAAGAGATCGATCTGATTGTGCTGGCGACCTCGACCCCCGACGATCTCTTTGGCACGGCCTGTCAGGTGCAAAAGGCTCTGGGTGCTACGCGCGCCGTGGCCTTTGACCTGACAGCGGCCTGTTCGGGGTTTGTGTTTGCCCTGGTGACGGCGTCGCAATACATCCGCACCGGAGTGTTCAAAAATGTGATCGTGATCGGGGCCGACGTGCTCTCCCGCTGGGTTGATTGGGACGATCGCACCACCTGTGTGCTCTTTGGCGATGGGGCGGGGGCCGTAGTGCTGCGGGCAAGTGAGCGCGATCGCCTGCTGGGCTTTGAACTCTGTAGCGATGGCACCTTAAACCACTGCCTCAATCTTGCTTATGCAACTGAATCCGCCGATTTGGTAAAAGATATCGCTGTTCAGAAAGGCACGTTTTCTCCTATCACCATGAACGGGCGTGAGGTCTATAAGTTTGCCGTCAGCCGTGTTCCTGAAGTGATTGAGAAGGCTCTGTTTCGCGCCAGTCTCACCACTGCTGACATTGACTGGCTGGTTTTACACCAGGCCAATCAGCGCATTCTCGATGCCGTGGCCAATCGGTTAGATGTGCCCTCAGAACGAGTGGTCAGCAATATGGCCAACCACGGCAATACCTCCGCAGCCTCCATTCCTCTCGCCCTTGATGAAGCCGTGAGGGCGGGCAAAATTCAGCCTGACGATGTGATTGCCACCGCTGGCTTTGGGGCTGGGCTAACCTGGGGGGCCGCTATTATCCAGTGGGGATAG
- the fabD gene encoding ACP S-malonyltransferase, whose protein sequence is MANAAWVFPGQGSQAIGMGADLATVPLAQSRFAEAESVLGWSVLDVVQDAGDKVSSTLYTQPCLYVVESILADVLKENGHSPAVVAGHSLGEYVALYAAGVFDFAAGLSLVQRRAELMSQASDGMMAALLGFDADELTAKLEATPGVVLANDNNPGQVVISGTPEAVTAVMEGIKAKRAVKLNVSGAFHSPLMADAAATFEAVLEPVLFATAQVPVLSNVDPAPATDGAVLKQRLVQQMTGSVRWREITLALPGLGIDTVIEVGPGNVLTGLTKRTCRELTLVNVGNLEQTATLAS, encoded by the coding sequence ATGGCAAACGCAGCGTGGGTGTTTCCTGGGCAAGGTTCTCAGGCAATCGGTATGGGGGCAGATCTAGCAACCGTTCCCCTCGCCCAATCGCGTTTTGCTGAAGCCGAGTCGGTGCTGGGTTGGTCGGTGTTAGATGTTGTGCAAGATGCGGGCGACAAAGTATCTAGCACTCTGTACACCCAACCCTGCCTGTACGTGGTAGAAAGCATTCTTGCTGATGTCCTTAAAGAGAACGGGCATTCTCCAGCGGTCGTTGCAGGCCACAGCCTAGGCGAATATGTGGCTCTCTACGCGGCTGGAGTCTTTGACTTCGCCGCTGGTTTGAGCCTAGTGCAACGCCGTGCTGAGTTGATGTCTCAGGCCTCTGATGGCATGATGGCCGCTTTGCTGGGCTTTGATGCCGACGAACTAACCGCAAAACTTGAGGCTACCCCCGGCGTGGTGTTGGCCAACGACAATAACCCTGGCCAGGTGGTAATTTCAGGTACTCCCGAGGCGGTGACAGCGGTGATGGAAGGGATAAAAGCAAAGCGGGCCGTCAAGCTCAATGTCAGCGGAGCGTTTCACTCGCCGCTGATGGCCGATGCCGCCGCCACCTTTGAGGCGGTGCTAGAGCCGGTTCTCTTTGCCACCGCCCAGGTGCCGGTGCTCTCTAACGTAGACCCCGCGCCTGCCACCGATGGGGCCGTGTTGAAGCAGCGCCTGGTGCAGCAAATGACAGGGTCGGTTCGCTGGCGTGAGATTACCCTAGCGTTGCCCGGTCTAGGCATTGACACGGTAATCGAAGTGGGGCCGGGGAATGTGCTCACGGGGCTAACCAAGCGCACCTGCCGCGAATTAACGCTAGTCAATGTGGGGAACCTGGAGCAAACAGCAACACTGGCGAGCTAA
- the lipB gene encoding lipoyl(octanoyl) transferase LipB — protein MAQNHKGATISCDVYDLGLRPFVDVWRLQKDLVQRHREQPQPDRLLLVEHPGVYTLGQGSTLDYLRQPEAALPYPLFRTERGGEVTHHCPGQLVGYPILDLKRYQSDLHWYLRQLEEVLIQTLARFGVVASRQPGLTGVWVGDRKLAAIGIKVSRWVTMHGFALNVCPDLAGFQPIVPCGIADKSVGSLAQFCPGVTVAVVRPVMIACFGQVFGASPVIQNGDPLDL, from the coding sequence ATGGCGCAAAACCACAAGGGAGCAACGATTTCCTGCGATGTTTACGACCTGGGGCTCAGACCCTTTGTAGACGTCTGGAGGTTGCAAAAGGACTTAGTGCAGCGCCACCGCGAGCAGCCCCAGCCCGATCGCCTGCTGCTAGTCGAGCACCCCGGTGTCTATACTCTCGGCCAGGGCTCAACGCTGGATTACCTCAGGCAGCCCGAGGCGGCGTTGCCCTACCCTCTGTTTCGCACTGAGCGGGGTGGTGAAGTCACCCACCATTGCCCCGGCCAACTGGTGGGCTACCCAATTCTTGACCTAAAGCGGTACCAGAGTGACCTGCACTGGTACCTACGCCAGCTCGAAGAGGTGCTGATTCAAACGCTCGCTAGGTTTGGGGTAGTTGCCAGCCGCCAGCCGGGGCTGACGGGGGTATGGGTAGGCGATCGCAAGCTAGCGGCAATTGGGATTAAAGTCAGCCGCTGGGTGACGATGCACGGCTTTGCGCTCAATGTTTGCCCTGACTTAGCGGGGTTTCAGCCCATTGTGCCCTGCGGTATTGCCGATAAATCGGTGGGCAGCCTGGCCCAGTTTTGCCCAGGGGTAACGGTGGCAGTGGTGCGGCCTGTGATGATTGCCTGCTTTGGCCAGGTGTTTGGGGCTAGCCCGGTCATACAGAATGGCGACCCACTGGACCTTTGA
- the radA gene encoding DNA repair protein RadA produces the protein MAKSRSIFVCNECGAESPQYFGRCPVCNSWNALVEQAQPVKETSARAAALGRSRGGATTAKTSQPRLAMTLNQIQDHPQARLPSGYGELDRVLGGGIVPGSLVLLGGDPGIGKSTLLLQVANQLAARQRVLYVCAEESGQQVKLRWQRLGPVGKVGSEEVGGRGENSKGKGQKVKKEAAEDPEVYETSGMEAVDSQLFLLPEIDLETILMELESLKPTVAVIDSIQALYYAALTSAPGSVSQVRECTSALMQLAKRSNISLFIVGHVTKEGAIAGPKVLEHLVDTVLYFEGDRFASHRLLRSVKNRFGATHELGVFEMVDRGLAEISNPSALFLGNRDEQVPGIATIVACEGTRPLVVELQSLVSPTSYSSPRRSTTGVEYNRLLQILAVLEKRVGIPLSKLDAYVASSGGLAVGEPAADLGIAISVVASFRDRLVDPELVLIGEVGLGGQVRPISQLELRLKEAAKLGFKRAIVPKGQSVKVDGLEIVEVSRVVDAIAHALKGSG, from the coding sequence ATGGCTAAATCGCGCTCAATTTTTGTCTGCAACGAATGTGGGGCTGAGTCACCTCAGTATTTTGGCCGCTGCCCGGTGTGCAACAGCTGGAACGCCTTGGTAGAGCAAGCTCAGCCAGTGAAGGAGACGAGCGCTCGGGCGGCAGCCCTGGGGCGCAGCCGGGGCGGAGCGACAACCGCAAAAACCAGCCAGCCGCGCCTGGCCATGACCCTTAATCAAATTCAGGACCATCCCCAAGCTCGCTTGCCTTCGGGCTATGGCGAACTCGACCGGGTGTTGGGGGGTGGCATTGTGCCAGGGTCGCTGGTGCTGCTGGGGGGCGACCCCGGCATTGGCAAATCGACGCTGCTATTGCAGGTGGCAAACCAGCTGGCGGCCCGACAGCGGGTGCTGTACGTGTGCGCGGAGGAGTCGGGGCAGCAGGTGAAGCTGCGGTGGCAGCGACTGGGGCCAGTGGGGAAGGTGGGCAGTGAGGAAGTAGGGGGTAGAGGGGAGAATTCAAAGGGTAAAGGTCAAAAGGTCAAAAAAGAAGCGGCAGAAGATCCGGAGGTCTATGAAACTTCTGGTATGGAGGCGGTGGATTCTCAGCTGTTTTTGCTGCCGGAGATTGACCTAGAGACGATTTTGATGGAGCTGGAGTCGCTGAAGCCGACGGTAGCCGTGATCGATAGTATTCAGGCGCTCTACTACGCAGCGCTAACTTCGGCTCCTGGATCGGTTTCGCAGGTGCGGGAATGTACATCGGCGCTGATGCAGCTGGCGAAGCGATCCAATATTTCGCTGTTTATTGTGGGGCACGTGACCAAGGAAGGGGCGATCGCCGGGCCAAAAGTGCTGGAGCACCTGGTCGATACGGTGCTGTACTTTGAGGGCGATCGCTTTGCCAGCCACCGCCTGCTGCGCTCCGTCAAAAACCGGTTTGGGGCCACCCACGAGCTGGGCGTATTTGAAATGGTCGATCGCGGTCTTGCGGAGATCAGCAACCCCTCGGCCCTGTTTTTGGGCAACCGCGACGAGCAGGTACCGGGCATTGCCACCATCGTTGCCTGCGAGGGCACTCGGCCCCTGGTGGTGGAGCTGCAATCGCTGGTCAGCCCCACGAGCTACAGTTCGCCCCGTCGTTCGACGACAGGCGTGGAGTACAACCGACTACTGCAAATTTTGGCGGTGCTGGAGAAGCGGGTGGGCATTCCCCTCTCAAAGCTCGATGCCTACGTGGCGTCGTCGGGGGGGCTAGCGGTGGGAGAACCGGCGGCGGATCTGGGCATTGCGATTTCGGTGGTGGCCAGTTTTCGCGATCGCCTGGTAGACCCAGAGCTGGTACTAATCGGCGAAGTGGGCCTGGGCGGCCAGGTGCGACCGATCTCTCAGCTAGAGCTACGGCTAAAGGAAGCAGCCAAGCTGGGCTTTAAGCGGGCGATCGTGCCCAAGGGTCAGTCGGTTAAGGTCGATGGGCTGGAGATTGTGGAAGTGTCGCGGGTGGTGGATGCGATCGCCCACGCGCTGAAGGGGAGTGGGTAG
- the plsX gene encoding phosphate acyltransferase PlsX, which produces MGFNRARIAIDAMGGDFAPGEIVAGAIRAKAELDVDVALVGDIDQIKASTASPEQLQGIDLVPAEGSIEMHEEPLSALRKKPQASINVAMDLVKRNQADAVVSAGHSGAAMAAALLRLGRLKGIDRPAIGAVFPTVVANKSVLILDVGANVDCRPKYLEQFAMMGTIYSRYVLGVEHPRVGLINIGEEPSKGNDAALRAHQLLEENPNIPFAGNAEGRDILSGQFDVVVCDGFVGNVLLKFAEAVGESVLQILREELPQGVRGKIGASILKPNLRRIKQRVDHAEHGGGLLLGVAGVTVISHGSSQAPSVFNAIRLAKEAVDNRVQDRIQAQYQRVAMPAADGE; this is translated from the coding sequence ATGGGTTTTAACCGGGCACGCATTGCCATTGACGCGATGGGGGGAGATTTCGCCCCTGGCGAGATTGTTGCAGGTGCCATTCGCGCCAAGGCTGAGCTAGATGTCGATGTAGCCCTAGTCGGCGATATCGACCAAATTAAGGCGTCGACGGCTAGCCCTGAGCAGCTCCAGGGTATCGATCTTGTGCCTGCCGAGGGCAGCATTGAGATGCACGAAGAGCCGCTGAGCGCCCTGCGCAAAAAGCCGCAGGCCTCAATCAACGTAGCGATGGATTTGGTCAAGCGCAACCAGGCCGATGCCGTGGTATCGGCGGGACACTCAGGGGCGGCGATGGCGGCGGCGTTGCTGCGGCTAGGGCGGCTCAAGGGCATTGACCGCCCTGCGATCGGGGCCGTGTTTCCCACCGTAGTGGCCAATAAGTCCGTGCTGATTCTAGATGTGGGGGCCAACGTCGACTGTCGTCCCAAATATCTAGAGCAGTTCGCCATGATGGGCACCATCTACTCTCGCTACGTGCTGGGGGTAGAGCACCCGCGAGTGGGGCTGATCAACATTGGCGAAGAACCCAGCAAAGGCAACGATGCCGCACTGAGAGCACACCAGCTGCTCGAAGAAAACCCCAACATTCCCTTTGCCGGCAATGCCGAGGGGCGAGATATTCTCTCGGGGCAGTTTGATGTCGTGGTGTGCGACGGTTTTGTGGGCAATGTGCTGCTCAAATTTGCCGAAGCGGTGGGCGAGTCGGTGCTGCAAATCTTGCGCGAAGAGCTACCCCAGGGAGTGCGCGGAAAAATTGGAGCCTCAATTTTGAAGCCTAACCTGCGGCGCATCAAGCAACGGGTCGACCACGCGGAACATGGCGGCGGGCTGCTGCTGGGCGTAGCCGGAGTGACGGTCATTAGTCACGGTAGCTCTCAAGCACCGTCGGTGTTTAACGCCATTCGCTTAGCCAAGGAGGCGGTTGACAACCGCGTTCAAGACCGCATTCAGGCGCAGTACCAGCGGGTTGCCATGCCCGCAGCAGACGGAGAATAG
- the grxC gene encoding glutaredoxin 3, with protein sequence MNPTVEIYTWSSCPFCIRAKRLLDQKEIDYTEYCIDGDEVARSEMSQRANGRRSLPQIFINDHHVGGCDDLFALDAQGGVEPLLSAASAS encoded by the coding sequence ATGAACCCCACCGTCGAAATCTACACCTGGAGTAGCTGTCCCTTCTGTATTCGGGCTAAGCGGCTACTCGATCAAAAAGAGATTGACTACACTGAATACTGCATTGACGGGGACGAGGTGGCCCGCAGCGAAATGTCTCAGCGGGCTAACGGACGGCGATCGCTGCCGCAAATCTTTATTAACGATCACCACGTCGGTGGTTGCGATGATCTGTTCGCCCTCGATGCCCAAGGCGGCGTAGAGCCTCTGCTGTCAGCAGCCTCCGCCAGCTAA
- the hpf gene encoding ribosome hibernation-promoting factor, HPF/YfiA family, whose translation MKLVIHGRNIEITDAIREHVEQKILKAVSHFKHLTNEVDVHLSVAKNPRIEASQSAEVTLFVDGAVVRAQESNENLYASIDLVADKISRQLRKFKEKRNTRMQGNLGKTTEAYLNEAPATDVSRVLSTSEPQLPEEVIRTKYFAMAPMTVTEALEQLSVIDHDFYMFLNAETHEMNVIYERNHGGYGLIQPRKANSNGHLNGNSTAKHSAEAAAHS comes from the coding sequence ATGAAGCTGGTAATCCATGGCAGAAATATTGAGATCACAGACGCGATTCGGGAGCATGTAGAACAAAAAATCCTCAAGGCGGTGAGCCACTTCAAGCACCTAACCAACGAGGTTGACGTCCATCTATCCGTAGCCAAAAACCCTAGAATTGAGGCTAGCCAATCTGCTGAGGTCACCCTGTTTGTAGACGGTGCCGTTGTCAGAGCCCAAGAGAGCAACGAAAACCTCTACGCCAGCATCGACCTAGTGGCCGATAAAATCAGCCGCCAGCTGCGCAAGTTCAAAGAAAAGCGCAACACTCGTATGCAGGGCAACCTAGGTAAAACCACCGAAGCCTATCTCAACGAAGCGCCAGCAACCGATGTCTCTCGCGTGCTCAGCACCAGTGAGCCTCAGCTGCCGGAGGAGGTGATTCGGACCAAGTACTTCGCCATGGCCCCCATGACCGTGACCGAAGCCCTAGAGCAGCTCAGCGTAATTGACCACGATTTCTACATGTTTCTCAATGCAGAAACCCATGAAATGAACGTGATCTATGAGCGCAACCACGGCGGTTATGGGCTAATTCAGCCCCGCAAAGCCAACTCAAATGGCCACCTCAACGGCAACAGCACAGCCAAGCACTCCGCTGAGGCCGCTGCCCACAGCTAG
- a CDS encoding homogentisate phytyltransferase, whose amino-acid sequence MPNAASPNSTVPPSNRLRFTKTPLPWLYSLWKFWRPHTVIGTSLSVLGIAAVVLADVRDRILPTPGVWLGVVAIAWVACLLGNLYIVGLNQLEDIAIDRINKPHLPLAAGEFSVTDGRWIVGLAGLGAIVVAIVGGPWLLATVGLSLAIGTAYSLPPIRLKRFPFWASVCILAVRGAIVNLGLFLHISDRLALPLTIPGRVWALTAFILLFSIAIALFKDIPDIEGDRRYGISTLSLKLGQRTVFNVALGILTACYLGMALAAPWLVGVNQIFLIGSHLLALALLWWMSRCVPRPGQAMTPTKKLAYPQFYQFIWKLFFLQYLMFPLACWLA is encoded by the coding sequence ATGCCCAACGCTGCTTCGCCAAACTCCACGGTTCCTCCCAGTAACCGTTTGCGCTTTACCAAAACTCCTTTGCCCTGGCTCTACTCTCTGTGGAAATTTTGGCGGCCCCATACGGTAATTGGTACTAGCCTTAGTGTCCTGGGTATTGCGGCCGTTGTCTTAGCTGATGTGAGGGACAGGATCTTACCCACTCCCGGCGTATGGCTCGGGGTAGTGGCCATTGCCTGGGTGGCCTGTCTGCTGGGCAATCTCTACATCGTGGGGCTTAACCAGCTTGAAGACATCGCCATCGATCGCATCAATAAGCCCCACCTCCCCCTGGCCGCCGGAGAATTTTCGGTCACCGACGGTCGCTGGATTGTCGGCCTAGCAGGCCTGGGAGCCATAGTGGTAGCCATAGTCGGTGGTCCCTGGCTGCTGGCGACTGTGGGCCTCAGCTTGGCGATTGGCACTGCCTACTCGCTACCGCCTATTCGCCTCAAGCGATTTCCGTTTTGGGCCTCGGTGTGCATTTTGGCTGTGCGGGGAGCAATCGTAAACCTGGGATTGTTTCTGCACATAAGCGATCGCCTTGCACTCCCCCTGACTATCCCTGGTCGAGTTTGGGCTTTGACGGCGTTTATTCTGCTGTTTAGCATTGCGATCGCCCTGTTTAAAGATATCCCCGACATTGAGGGCGATCGGCGCTATGGCATCAGTACTCTCTCCCTCAAGTTGGGGCAGCGCACGGTGTTTAATGTGGCCTTAGGGATCCTCACTGCCTGCTATCTGGGTATGGCGTTGGCGGCTCCCTGGCTGGTTGGCGTCAATCAGATTTTTCTAATCGGGTCGCATCTGCTCGCCCTGGCCCTGCTGTGGTGGATGAGCCGTTGCGTACCCCGACCTGGTCAAGCCATGACTCCGACGAAAAAACTAGCCTACCCCCAGTTCTATCAGTTCATTTGGAAGTTATTTTTTCTGCAATACCTGATGTTCCCCCTGGCGTGCTGGCTGGCCTAG
- the rpaB gene encoding response regulator transcription factor RpaB, translating into MENNKEKILVVDDEASIRRILETRLSMIGYDVVTAADGEEALETFRNADPDLVVLDVMMPKLDGYGVCQELRKESDIPIIMLTALGDVADRITGLELGADDYVVKPFSPKELEARIRSVLRRVDKTGMTGIPSSGVISVNTIRIDTNKRQVYKGDERIRLTGMEFSLLELLVSRSGEPFSRSEILQEVWGYTPERHVDTRVVDVHISRLRAKLEDDPSNPELILTARGTGYLFQRIVEPGEE; encoded by the coding sequence TTGGAAAATAACAAAGAAAAGATTCTGGTAGTCGATGATGAGGCCAGCATTCGTCGCATTCTTGAAACCCGCCTATCGATGATTGGTTACGACGTTGTTACTGCCGCCGATGGCGAAGAGGCGCTAGAGACCTTTCGCAACGCCGATCCCGACCTGGTGGTACTCGATGTGATGATGCCGAAGCTTGACGGCTACGGTGTCTGCCAAGAGCTACGCAAAGAGTCTGACATCCCTATCATTATGCTCACTGCCCTAGGCGATGTGGCCGATCGCATCACTGGCCTAGAGTTGGGTGCCGACGACTATGTCGTTAAACCTTTCTCCCCCAAAGAGCTAGAGGCCCGCATTCGTTCGGTGCTGCGCCGGGTCGATAAAACTGGCATGACTGGCATCCCCAGTTCTGGGGTCATCTCTGTCAACACTATTCGCATCGACACTAACAAGCGCCAAGTTTATAAAGGCGACGAGCGCATTCGCCTCACGGGCATGGAGTTCAGCCTGCTAGAATTGCTGGTCAGCCGTTCTGGAGAGCCTTTCTCCCGCTCCGAGATTTTGCAAGAAGTTTGGGGCTACACCCCAGAGCGTCACGTCGATACCCGCGTGGTCGATGTTCACATTTCCCGTCTGCGGGCCAAACTCGAAGACGACCCTAGCAACCCCGAACTTATTCTCACCGCTCGGGGTACTGGCTATCTGTTTCAGCGGATAGTGGAACCGGGTGAAGAATAG
- a CDS encoding DUF2288 domain-containing protein, which translates to MSQDLKHELSEMVAPADWAWISPHANRGAVVVIDPSLDLVEVGVAIATDNTTAVNHWIAEDLITKPSPFQLEIWDQTAKKQFQSLIVQPFVLVQDLVAHEN; encoded by the coding sequence ATGAGCCAAGACCTCAAGCACGAACTATCAGAAATGGTCGCTCCCGCTGACTGGGCATGGATTAGCCCCCATGCCAATCGAGGGGCCGTAGTCGTGATCGACCCTAGCTTAGATTTAGTTGAAGTGGGGGTGGCGATCGCCACCGATAACACCACCGCCGTCAATCACTGGATTGCCGAAGACTTGATCACCAAACCCTCTCCCTTCCAGCTTGAGATTTGGGATCAGACTGCGAAGAAGCAGTTTCAATCATTGATTGTTCAACCCTTTGTGCTGGTGCAAGATCTCGTCGCCCATGAAAACTGA